The Pseudomonas fulva 12-X sequence CATTGGTCACTGACCAACAGCATTCACTAGGAGTGTCGCCATGCGCGAACAAGATTACGCACATAGCCCTACACGGGTTGAACAAACCGCAGTCAGCAGCGTTCTGCGCAACACATACGGTTTGCTGGCTCTCACCCTGGCATTCAGTGGCATCGTGGCGTTCATGGCGCAACGCGCCAACGTTCCTTACCCGAATATCTTCGTGGTACTGATCGGCTTCTACGGCCTGTTCTTCCTGACCGCCAAGCTGCGGGACTCCGGCTGGGGCATCCTGTCGACCTTCGCCCTCACCGGCTTTATGGGTTACACCCTGGGCCCGATCCTCAACCGCTACCTCGGCATGGCCAACGGCGCTGAAGTCGTCAGCTCGGCGTTCATGATGACCGCACTGGTGTTCTGCGGCCTGTCGGCTTACGTGCTGACCACCCGCAAGGACATGAGCTTCCTGAGCGGTTTCATCACCGCTGGCTTCTTCGTTCTGCTGGGCGCTGTACTGGCCAGCTTCTTCTTCCAGATCAGCGGCCTGCAACTGGCGATCAGCGCCGGCTTCGTGCTGTTCTCCTCGGCCTGCATCCTGTTCCAGACCAGCGCGATCATCCATGGTGGTGAGCGCAACTACATCATGGCGACCATCAGCCTGTATGTATCGATCTACAACCTGTTCGTCAGCCTGCTGCAGATCTTCGGCATCATGGGCGGCGACGACTGATCGTCACCCGCAAACAAAAAACCCGCCTCGATGGCGGGTTTTTTATGGCCTGTAAAAATTACCGCTGGGCCTTTTCGCGCATGCCCTTGAGCGTATTGAAGGGCGCCTCGACCACGAACTTGTTGGATAGCCACGAAGGCACGCTGCCACCTGGATCGGTATGCGCCTCGTAGACCACCTCGACCATGCCATCGGGCTTGGGTGTCATGGTCCAGCGACCTTCCACACTGGCAACGCGCACGTAGCCTTTTTCCTCAGGCTGATAATTCGGCACGCCATGCAGGCTGCGCGTCACGCTGCCATCGGCGCCTTGCTGGGTGGTGACCTCGATGATCGAATCCCTCGGCGTCACCGGCCATGGCGTATTGAAGCGCGTGTAGGTCCAACTCTTGTCACCTTCATGCTTGAGTAGTCGTTGCTCCTGGCATTCATGAATCCACGCGCAGGAGGCCACCACGTCTTCCTGCAACGCCCTGAGCTTGGACACATCACTTTTTATCAAGGTGACGCCACGGTAAGCCTTGTAGGGAGAGCCGGCCACTTCGCTGAGATAGACCTTGATGCCCTCCTCATCCTTCGCCAGGCGCCAGTCCTCGGCGTGGGCGGCAGACGCGACACACAGCGCCGCACTTGCTAGCAACAAACGGGTCAACGACATTTTTATTCTCCGGGATGTGTCTGTAGAGCGTCAGACGGCAGTCGCCGTGACATCTTCCAGCCAGGCCAGCAGGCGGATGGCTTCTTCACGGCTATTACCGCAGACAGCGAAATCGGCTGAAAATGCGGCGCATACAGCAGGCCGGTCCTCGCGACCGA is a genomic window containing:
- a CDS encoding Bax inhibitor-1/YccA family protein, whose product is MREQDYAHSPTRVEQTAVSSVLRNTYGLLALTLAFSGIVAFMAQRANVPYPNIFVVLIGFYGLFFLTAKLRDSGWGILSTFALTGFMGYTLGPILNRYLGMANGAEVVSSAFMMTALVFCGLSAYVLTTRKDMSFLSGFITAGFFVLLGAVLASFFFQISGLQLAISAGFVLFSSACILFQTSAIIHGGERNYIMATISLYVSIYNLFVSLLQIFGIMGGDD
- a CDS encoding START domain-containing protein is translated as MSLTRLLLASAALCVASAAHAEDWRLAKDEEGIKVYLSEVAGSPYKAYRGVTLIKSDVSKLRALQEDVVASCAWIHECQEQRLLKHEGDKSWTYTRFNTPWPVTPRDSIIEVTTQQGADGSVTRSLHGVPNYQPEEKGYVRVASVEGRWTMTPKPDGMVEVVYEAHTDPGGSVPSWLSNKFVVEAPFNTLKGMREKAQR